In a genomic window of Helianthus annuus cultivar XRQ/B chromosome 10, HanXRQr2.0-SUNRISE, whole genome shotgun sequence:
- the LOC110881029 gene encoding uncharacterized protein LOC110881029, whose amino-acid sequence MGDCNAPRFHNFPYVETIVHIPIFGNFVFYLVTRVESGSCFDSVWFRSWLSLAPIQFWFSVCFDSRSSVQIRIDLVQIRFSRVQSVRFDARVKPGQTWSTEVSMHSGDLGVPPSKSFTLVNTWIIGRLSNYVDSQDVEESS is encoded by the exons atgggagactgtaacgctccgcgtttccATAATTTTCCATATGTAGAAACCATTGTGCATATTCCTATTTTCGGAAACTTTGTATTCTA TTTAGTTACTCGGGTCGAGTCTGGTTCGTGTTTCGACTCAGTTTGGTTTAGATCTTGGCTCAGCTTAGCTCCGATTCAGTTTTGGTTCTCGGTTTGTTTCGACTCACGCAGTTCGGTTCAGATTCGGATCGATTTGGTTCAGATCCGGTTCAGTCGAGTTCAATCG GTTCGGTTCGATGCCCGGGTCAAACCTGGTCAAACTTGGTCAACTGAGGTCTCGATGCACTCG ggtgacctcggtgttccacCCTCCAAATCTTTTAcgctcgtcaacacttggataatcggaagacttagcaattat gttgacagTCAAGATGTTGaagaatcaagttag
- the LOC110884500 gene encoding heterogeneous nuclear ribonucleoprotein 1, whose protein sequence is MDSDEGKLFLGGIAWETTEERLTDYFTKYGVVSETVIMRDKITGRPRGFGFVVFSDPSVLDSVLQDRHAIDGRNVEAKRALSREEQQASRPANNANRSSGGSGNYRTKKIFVGGLPSTLTEEQFRQYFESYGDVTDVVIMFDQNTNRPRGFGFISFDTEDAVDRVLQKTFHELNNKLVEVKRALPKDANPGGSGGGRGGGYQGNNAGSFDSQMDGSRFMQQNSGGGGYPAYTGYGQPSYGYGAPNAGAGYGGYGSYGVGGYGGPAGAYGNPNVGSSPNALKNPWVGQTPGYGGAGYGANVGYGAANVLWNSGGGGGGGAVPAPVGQSPSGGSSYGNQGYGYGGYGTSDGYNTNTGGYGAAGNRPGPGGAANSMATSGGDQQGHLTGPYNGQPGYSNAGWRSDS, encoded by the exons ATGGATTCAGACGAAGGTAAGCTCTTCTTAGGCGGAATCGCATGGGAAACCACCGAAGAACGGTTAACCGATTACTTCACCAAATACGGCGTCGTATCGGAGACTGTAATCATGCGCGATAAGATCACCGGTCGTCCTCGTGGATTCGGTTTCGTTGTGTTTTCAGATCCCtctgttcttgattctgttcttcaaGATCGCCACGCCATTGATGGCCGCAAT GTCGAAGCTAAGAGGGCGTTATCCAGAGAAGAACAACAAGCATCTAGGCCTGCAAACAATGCTAACAGAAGCTCTGGAGGATCAGGAAATTACAGAACGAAAAAGATATTCGTCGGTGGATTGCCTTCTACATTAACAGAAGAGCAATTCCGCCAATATTTTGAAAGTTACGGAGACGTAACCGATGTAGTAATTATGTTTGACCAAAATACCAACAGACCTCGTGGATTTGGCTTCATTTCTTTTGACACAGAAGATGCTGTCGATAGAGTCCTTCAAAAGACTTTCCATGAACTGAACAACAAGCTAGTGGAGGTTAAACGAGCGCTTCCAAAAGATGCTAATCCAGGCGGCAGCGGTGGCGGCCGTGGTGGAGGATATCAAGGTAACAATGCTGGATCGTTCGATAGTCAAATGGATGGTAGTAGATTCATGCAGCAAAACTCTGGCGGTGGTGGTTACCCTGCGTATACGGGATATGGTCAACCGAGTTATGGTTATGGTGCGCCGAATGCCGGTGCGGGTTACGGTGGTTATGGAAGTTATGGTGTTGGTGGTTATGGCGGTCCTGCAGGAGCATACGGGAATCCTAATGTAGGTAGTAGTCCTAATGCATTAAAAAACCCATGGGTTGGTCAGACTCCGGGCTATGGCGGTGCGGGCTATGGTGCGAATGTAGGCTATGGGGCGGCTAACGTTCTTTGGAAttccggtggtggtggtggtggtggtgcggttCCTGCACCGGTCGGTCAATCTCCTAGTGGTGGTTCTAGCTATGGGAACCAAGGTTATGGGTATGGTGGTTATGGTACTAGCGATGGATACAATACAAATACTGGTGGATATGGAGCGGCTGGAAACCGACCTGGGCCAGGCGGTGCTGCAAATAGCATGGCGACAAGTGGCGGAGATCAACAAGGACATTTGACGGGCCCGTATAACGGGCAGCCTGGTTACTCTAATGCCGGCTGGAGATCAGATTCTTGA
- the LOC110881028 gene encoding uncharacterized protein LOC110881028, whose product MANRTVYEQATAGFTGANSPITLPNIPNDRSWRIPSYIMTTITNSCQFHGRDDEDAPAHINRITRLCSTFSIEGVNLDARFLQIFPFSLAGRAAVWFDSQPAGTFTTWAGLRDAFLAKYFPPAKASRLRDQIHSFRMEPDEPYYLAWERFQTLLSRCSQHGLSDWALVEKFYNGLTPEIRARFDTSAGGQLMGKKTVTECNDLFQSFAHSDMDYSTTSRTSIPVRTSSAGRGVNQVSLDPSVAAAMIERVREELRQEMRRELSEIKKRVDRCEVCRGGHDTLDCPTLTLEQVEFIAGQSRGQFSNNNYLFNSSWQGSGSSSGYRPSGDPPGFPSSQYQSRGTDLYQIGQYSGSSRQFASGGTTQESQGSGKTPEVSTNRLEEMFTQMMTQTQAFMKNQEQTNRNHELQLKNQESTLLDLQRSVGDIARQLRESPSGQFSGTTHPVNHSVKAITTRIGMSLGEVARESVELESDAEVDEEIEMEAPGKVQHRLGPTSTAHTEEPQVE is encoded by the coding sequence ATGGCGAATCGCACAGTCTACGAGCAGGCGACCGCTGGTTTCACCGGTGCGAATTCCCCCATCACCCTTCCGAACATCCCGAACGATCGGTCTTGGCGGATTCCTTCCTACATCATGACGACCATCACCAATTCATGCCAGTTTCATGGACGTGACGACGAGGATGCACCCGCTCACATCAACCGCATCACTCGTCTTTGCAGCACCTTCTCCATTGAGGGGGTGAACCTCGATGCTCGATTTCTTCAGATCTTTCCATTCTCACTCGCTGGACGCGCAGCCGTCTGGTTCGATTCTCAGCCCGCAGGCACTTTCACCACTTGGGCAGGTCTCCGTGATGCTTTCTTAGCCAAGTACTTTCCACCAGCCAAGGCGTCTCGCCTTCGTGATCAGATCCACTCCTTCCGCATGGAGCCTGATGAGCCGTACTACTTGGCGTGGGAGCGTTTTCAGACGCTTCTTTCCCGTTGTTCGCAGCATGGTTTGTCTGATTGGGCGTTAGTTGAAAAATTCTACAATGGTCTTACTCCTGAGATTAGAGCTCGTTTCGATACTTCAGCAGGAGGGCAACTTATGGGCAAGAAGACAGTAACTGAGTGTAACGATTTGTTTCAAAGTTTTGCCCATTCTGACATGGATTACAGCACTACCAGTAGGACTTCCATTCCTGTTCGTACCTCCTCGGCCGGTCGAGGGGTAAACCAAGTTAGCTTGGATCCATCGGTAGCTGCTGCTATGATCGAGAGAGTTAGAGAGGAGTTGAGGCAAGAGATGAGGCGAGAGCTGAGTGAGATTAAGAAGAGAGTTGATAGGTGTGAGGTCTGTAGGGGAGGTCACGACACGCTCGATTGTCCCACTCTTACTCTAGAGCAGGTTGAGTTCATAGCTGGTCAGTCTAGGGGTCAATTTAGTAATAATAATTATCTTTTTAACTCCAGCTGGCAGGGTAGTGGTAGTAGTAGTGGATATCGCCCTTCTGGCGACCCCCCTGGTTTTCCATCGAGTCAGTATCAAAGTAGGGGGACTGATTTATATCAGATTGGTCAGTATAGTGGTTCGAGTAGGCAGTTTGCTAGTGGAGGAACGACTCAGGAGAGTCAAGGCAGTGGAAAGACTCCTGAGGTTAGTACGAACAGGTTGGAGGAGATGTTCACCCAGATGATGACGCAAACTCAGGCGTTCATGAAAAATCAGGAGCAGACGAATAGAAACCACGAACTTCAGCTTAAAAATCAAGAGTCTACTCTTTTAGATCTTCAGAGGTCAGTAGGGGATATAGCTAGGCAGTTGAGAGAGTCCCCCTCTGGTCAGTTTTCAGGTACCACTCACCCGGTTAACCATTCTGTGAAAGCCATCACTACTCGTATTGGGATGAGTTTAGGAGAAGTCGCGAGAGAGAGTG